The proteins below come from a single Paramormyrops kingsleyae isolate MSU_618 chromosome 25, PKINGS_0.4, whole genome shotgun sequence genomic window:
- the LOC111845454 gene encoding G2/M phase-specific E3 ubiquitin-protein ligase-like yields MVVTNKLIEVFPKLQEGGGFEFLKVAGSTRSRNIALLQCPSTGYTLAYLKDPSTMIGQATIYIRPLQQDLPLDCENSGPASGPVMSCITCQKEVPFSEMRIHRARCDGLAMQEADREREGGPAENRESAPVSDRIPVRPETSASSEERAVVLFMTDIEEVDHNDWKLIKEPAQAAKVFIENLLSEHASGKPLQLRMDLWNFEEDRERALLSFYKQQQEWACPLHCTLDGDTAIGQGVVRYFLTTVTSKLQFGFSLNLGGTGRTVLFEGEPDHLVPAASEVLIESNLFQVAGRMLGHTFLHHGPRVTGLSPAVIHTLFNGDPEMATIVPEDCPDLHIRSIIKMLEVEELSQEQQDTVSDLCMSWDLPAVTKTNKRWLHNKLLVHAVIGRIMRQIKQLRKGLKDVMVWPLLTSRPDVVPLLFPRMAEIMYTPQMLLGKITWPVEESDDEDDECDVETKCRIAGFLRMFIETASSDTLAQLLRFWVGWEMLPPELIVKISGAGLPTSVTCFETLKLPAHFKTYKDFEEALVSAINSSHTGFGLV; encoded by the exons ATGGTTGTAACAAACAAACTGATCGAAGTGTTTCCAAAGCTGCAAGAAGGGGGAGGCTTTGAATTTCTAAAAGTTGCAGGATCTACTCGCAGTCGCAATATTGCATTGCTTCAGTGTCCTAGCACTGGATACACCCTTGCCTATCTGAAAGATCCATCAACAATGATTGGACAGGCTACAATCTACATACGTCCTCTTCAACAGGACCTGCCCTTGGattgt gAGAACTCCGGTCCGGCCTCTGGTCCAGTCATGTCCTGCATCACTTGTCAGAAGGAAGTTCCCTTCTCTGAAATGAGAATACATAGGGCTAGGTGTGATGG GTTGGccatgcaggaagcagacagagaACGAGAGGGGGGCCCTGCTGAAAACAGAGAGTCAGCCCCTGTTAGTGACAGGATTCCAGTGAGGCCTGAAACATCAGCATCATCTGAGGAACGTGCAGTTGTGCTGTTCATGACTGACATTGAAGAGGTTGATCACAACG ATTGGAAGCTTATTAAAGAACCTGCTCAAGCGGCCAAAGTTTTCATAGAGAATCTGCTGAGTGAACATGCATCTGGGAAACCACTCCAGCTGAGGATGGATTTATGGAATTTTGAGGAGGACAGGGAACGGGCGCTTCTCTCATTCTATAAACAGCAACAGGAATGGGCATGTCCACTTCACTGCACCCTTGATG GGGATACTGCTATTGGACAGGGAGTGGTGCGCTACTTTCTGACAACAGTGACATCCAAGCTTCAGTTTGGATTCAGTCTAAATCTTG GAGGAACAGGCCGAACTGTGCTCTTTGAGGGTGAGCCTGACCACCTTGTTCCTGCAGCATCAGAGGTACTTATTGAGAGCAACCTCTTCCAAGTTGCAGGGAGAATGTTAGGCCACACCTTTCTGCATCATGGCCCCCGTGTCACAGGATTAAGTCCAGCTGTAATTCACACACTGTTCAATGGGGACCCTGAAATGGCAACAATTGTTCCAGAAGACTGTCCTGATCTACACATCAGGAGCATCATAAAAATG CTTGAAGTTGAAGAACTTAGTCAGGAACAGCAAGACACTGTTTCAGATCTTTGCATGTCTTGGGATCTCCCAGCAGTCACCAAAACAAATAAGAGATGGCTACATAACAAACTTCTAGTCCATGCG GTAATTGGGAGGATCATGCGCCAGATCAAACAGTTGAGGAAGGGATTGAAAGATGTGATGGTATGGCCCCTGCTAACATCCAGGCCAGATGTTGTCCCTCTTCTTTTCCCCAGAATGGCAGAAATTATGTACACTCCCCAG ATGCTCCTAGGAAAAATCACATGGCCAGTCGAAGAAAGTGACGATGAAGATGATGAATGTGATGTAGAGACTAAGTGCCGCATCGCTGGTTTTCTAAGGATGTTCATTGAAACAG CATCATCGGATACACTGGCCCAACTGCTGAGATTCTGGGTTGGCTGGGAGATGCTCCCTCCTGAGCTCATAGTGAAGATTTCCGGGGCAGGCCTTCCCACATCTGTCACATGCTTTGAAACGCTGAAGCTGCCAGCTCATTTCAAAACTTACAAAGACTTTGAGGAAGCACTTGTTTCTGCCATAAATAGTTCACACACTGGATTTGGACTTGTTTAA
- the LOC111845455 gene encoding uncharacterized protein, protein MVLPIMEEATDFTAELMIDILELANNIEAGDADPEYVVGKAEEFLEIVGVISALSDQDFDRRVFANFEEVRRRFSGTTAEQYTQGPGRPAFDIPRSAVEHHVLCGLKATEIAEIFRVSVRTIRRRMDQNSLRQTDVYSSIADEELDRIVTEVHRSHPNTGYKLMHGHLKARSVLVPVSRLQESLRRVDAEGVHMRRLRLQILRRRQYSVPGPNHLWHIDGNHKLIRWRFVVHGGVDGFSRLVVYLTVAGNNRASTVLQSFMEAVEQYGLPSRVRSDKGGENADVAEFMIRNRGTDRNNHITGRSVHNQRIERMWRDVYEHVLDLFYQIFVSLEDRGPLNPDNEVRLYTLHRIFLHQIQKHLETFRAAWNCHGLRTERNQSPQQLWTRYREPATVLELVEVTENYGIDWNGPHSHHEDAVSVPEIQLARELTDEEVATLPVPGVSLTDAIGSYFETVQVLSRIIGH, encoded by the exons atggtGCTACCAATTATGGAGGAAGCTACTGATTTCACAGCAGAGTTGATGATTGATATTTTAGAATTAGCAAACAACATTGAAGCAGGTGATGCTGACCCCGAATACGTGGTGGGTAAAGCGGAGGAATTTCTTGAGATAGTCGGAGTTATTTCGGCACTCTCTGACCAAGATTTTGACCGGCGGGTGTTTGCAAACTTTGAGGAAGTACGTAGGCGCTTCTCAGGTACTACTGCAGAACAATATACACAAGGACCGGGTCGTCCAGCTTTTGACATACCGAGGTCTGCCGTGGAGCATCATGTTCTTTGTGGATTAAAAGCGACAGAGATAGCAGAGATATTCCGTGTATCTGTGAGGACCATCCGGAGGCGCATGGACCAAAACAGTCTAAG acagacagatgtcTATTCATCTATTGCGGATGAAGAATTGGACCGTATTGTGACTGAAGTTCACAGAAGTCATCCAAACACTGGATACAAGCTAATGCACGGACATCTGAAAGCTAGAAGTGTACTTGTTCCCG TCTCAAGACTGCAGGAGTCTTTACGCAGGGTTGATGCAGAGGGAGTGCATATGAGACGCTTAAGGCTGCAAATATTGCGACGACGGCAGTATTCTGTTCCTGGCCCAAATCATCTTTGGCATATTGATGGTAACCATAAGCTCATAAG GTGGAGATTTGTGGTGCATGGCGGGGTGGATGGATTCAGTAGATTAGTGGTTTACCTTACTGTAGCTGGTAATAATAGGGCAAGCACAGTCTTGCAAAGTTTTATGGAAGCTGTTGAGCAATATGGGCTGCCATCAAGGGTTCGGTCTGATAAAGGTGGGGAGAATGCAGATGTTGCAGAATTCATGATCAGGAACAGAGGTACGGACAGGAATAAtcacatcacaggcagaagcgTCCACAATCAACG AATAGAGAGGATGTGGAGAGATGTCTATGAGCATGTTCTAGACCTCTTCTACCAGATATTTGTTTCACTGGAAGATCGGGGACCACTAAATCCAGACAATGAAGTCCGTCTTTACACCCTGCACCGGATCTTCCTTCATCAAATACAGAAACATCTCGAGACTTTCAGAGCTGCATGGAACTGTCATGGTCTTAGAACTGAAAGGAATCAATCACCCCAGCAACTATGGACAAGATATAGAGAGCCAGCCACTGTGTTGGAGCTTGTAGAG GTGACCGAAAACTATGGAATTGACTGGAATGGGCCTCACAGTCACCATGAAGACGCCGTGTCAGTCCCAGAGATTCAGCTTGCCCGTGAGCTCACAGATGAAGAGGTTGCTACTTTGCCAGTTCCAGGAGTATCCTTAACAGATGCAATTGGATCATACTTTGAAACAGTGCAAGTTTTGTCCAGAATTATAGGACACTGA